The Streptomyces seoulensis genome contains a region encoding:
- the trxB gene encoding thioredoxin-disulfide reductase, whose protein sequence is MSDVRNVIIIGSGPAGYTAALYTARASLKPLVFEGAVTAGGALMNTTEVENFPGFPNGIMGPELMDNMRAQAERFGAELLPDDIVSVDLTGDVKTVTDTAGTVHRAKAVIVATGSQHRKLALPNEDALSGRGVSWCATCDGFFFRDQDIAVIGGGDTAMEEATFLSRFAKSVTIVHRRDTLRASKAMQERAYNDPKIKFAWDSEVVEILGEQKLTGLKLRNLKTGELSDLPVTGLFIAIGHDPRTELFKGQLDLDAEGYLKVDAPSTRTNQPGVFAAGDVVDHTYRQAITAAGTGCASALDAERYLASLLDEGGHAEPEKTAV, encoded by the coding sequence GTGAGCGACGTCCGTAATGTGATCATCATCGGCTCCGGGCCCGCAGGCTACACGGCGGCGCTGTACACCGCGCGTGCGTCCCTGAAGCCCCTGGTGTTCGAGGGTGCCGTCACCGCCGGTGGCGCGCTGATGAACACCACCGAGGTGGAGAACTTTCCGGGCTTCCCCAACGGCATCATGGGTCCCGAGCTGATGGACAACATGCGGGCGCAGGCCGAGCGCTTCGGCGCCGAACTGCTCCCGGACGACATCGTCTCCGTCGACCTGACCGGCGACGTGAAGACCGTCACCGACACCGCGGGCACGGTCCACCGGGCCAAGGCCGTCATCGTGGCCACCGGCTCCCAGCACCGCAAGCTCGCGCTGCCCAACGAGGACGCGCTGTCCGGCCGTGGCGTCTCGTGGTGCGCCACCTGTGACGGCTTCTTCTTCCGGGACCAGGACATCGCCGTGATCGGCGGCGGCGACACCGCGATGGAGGAAGCGACCTTCCTCTCCCGGTTCGCCAAGTCCGTGACGATCGTCCACCGCCGGGACACCCTGCGCGCCTCCAAGGCGATGCAGGAGCGTGCCTACAACGACCCGAAGATCAAGTTCGCCTGGGACAGCGAGGTCGTCGAGATCCTGGGCGAGCAGAAGCTCACCGGGCTGAAGCTGCGCAACCTCAAGACCGGTGAGCTCTCCGACCTGCCCGTCACGGGTCTGTTCATCGCCATCGGCCACGACCCGCGCACCGAGCTCTTCAAGGGCCAGCTCGACCTGGACGCGGAGGGCTACCTGAAGGTGGACGCGCCCTCCACCCGGACCAACCAGCCCGGCGTCTTCGCCGCGGGTGACGTGGTCGACCACACCTACCGCCAGGCGATCACCGCCGCCGGCACCGGCTGTGCCTCGGCCCTGGACGCCGAGCGCTACCTCGCGTCCCTGCTGGACGAGGGCGGCCACGCCGAGCCCGAGAAGACCGCCGTCTGA
- a CDS encoding zf-HC2 domain-containing protein, whose amino-acid sequence MTSSTDTTGHPDVAEISDLAEGLLPPSRSADLLRHLEGCEPCAEVRAALTEIQGLLGTVADVPPMPTDIADRIDAALAAEAAGRTEAEPPAPGRHVSRETQTPPDRPATRSRTTTGPGRKERGRSRRRTAALGAVLTAAVLGAGSLLVQSLGSTSSDKAAQSAASAPVGAFSGVSVKGQVKELLTARQGLQRGSQRPQQDAETDLAPSGPTQSANTLIQTEVPVPDCVRRAINSGDTVLGAKSGTYADKSAYLVVVPDKADSKRVTAYVVDASCTVRRPAASGDVLLKQSLAHP is encoded by the coding sequence ATGACGTCCTCGACGGACACGACCGGGCACCCGGACGTCGCCGAGATCTCCGACCTGGCCGAAGGGCTTCTCCCGCCGTCCCGCAGCGCGGACCTGCTGCGCCACTTGGAGGGATGCGAGCCGTGCGCTGAGGTCCGTGCCGCGCTGACGGAGATCCAGGGGCTGCTGGGCACCGTGGCGGACGTGCCCCCGATGCCCACGGACATCGCCGACCGGATCGACGCCGCCCTCGCCGCCGAGGCAGCGGGCCGGACCGAAGCGGAGCCCCCCGCCCCCGGCCGTCATGTTTCACGTGAAACGCAGACCCCACCGGACCGCCCGGCCACGCGCTCCCGCACCACCACCGGGCCCGGCCGGAAAGAACGCGGCCGAAGCCGCCGCAGGACAGCCGCGCTGGGTGCCGTGCTCACCGCCGCCGTCCTCGGGGCCGGGTCCCTGCTCGTGCAGTCCCTCGGCAGTACGTCGTCCGACAAGGCGGCGCAGAGCGCGGCATCAGCCCCCGTCGGCGCCTTCTCCGGGGTCAGCGTGAAGGGTCAGGTCAAGGAGTTGCTCACCGCCCGGCAGGGGCTGCAGCGGGGCAGTCAGCGCCCGCAGCAGGACGCGGAGACGGACCTGGCCCCATCGGGACCTACGCAGAGCGCGAACACGCTGATCCAGACCGAGGTCCCGGTACCCGATTGCGTCCGGCGAGCGATCAACTCCGGTGACACGGTTCTCGGGGCGAAGAGCGGCACCTACGCCGACAAGAGCGCGTACCTGGTCGTGGTGCCCGACAAGGCTGACAGCAAGCGGGTCACGGCTTATGTGGTCGACGCCTCCTGCACGGTCCGGCGGCCCGCGGCCTCGGGCGATGTGCTGCTGAAGCAGTCTCTCGCCCATCCCTGA
- the sigM gene encoding RNA polymerase sigma factor SigM, with amino-acid sequence MAGSSRYGEVRDEELLARHVQGDPDAFGEIVRRHRDRLWAVALRTLKDREEAADAVQDALVSAYRAAHTFRGQSAVTTWLHRITVNACLDRIRKAASRKTSPVDDTERLDQLLEPHESASAPAERNDLHRQLLEALGTLPAEQRAALVLVDMQGYPVAEAAQILDVPTGTVKSRCARGRARLLPLLTHLRPGAPGRRSDPAAPGGGKEPVAGRNRVHGASVPPATGSAGEGTEDSGPSGSAVVKGGGGRA; translated from the coding sequence ATGGCAGGCAGTAGTCGGTACGGCGAGGTGCGGGACGAGGAGTTGCTCGCCCGTCATGTGCAGGGTGATCCCGATGCCTTCGGCGAGATCGTGCGAAGGCATCGGGACCGGCTGTGGGCGGTCGCGCTGCGGACGCTGAAGGACCGCGAGGAAGCCGCGGACGCGGTGCAGGACGCGCTGGTGTCGGCCTACCGGGCCGCGCACACCTTCCGGGGGCAGTCGGCCGTCACGACCTGGCTGCACCGGATCACCGTGAACGCCTGCCTGGACCGCATCCGCAAGGCGGCCTCGCGGAAGACCTCGCCCGTCGACGACACCGAGCGTCTGGACCAGTTGCTGGAGCCGCACGAGTCGGCCTCCGCTCCCGCCGAGCGCAACGACCTGCACCGCCAGCTTCTCGAAGCCCTGGGCACCCTTCCCGCGGAGCAGCGGGCCGCACTGGTCCTGGTGGACATGCAGGGCTACCCCGTCGCCGAGGCGGCCCAGATTCTGGACGTGCCCACCGGGACCGTGAAGAGCCGGTGCGCACGCGGCCGGGCCAGGCTCCTCCCCCTGCTCACCCACCTGAGGCCCGGCGCCCCCGGCAGGAGAAGCGACCCCGCTGCCCCTGGCGGTGGGAAAGAACCCGTGGCGGGACGGAACCGGGTGCACGGGGCATCCGTCCCACCGGCGACAGGATCTGCGGGCGAGGGAACCGAAGACTCCGGACCGAGTGGTTCAGCCGTCGTGAAGGGCGGAGGTGGGCGAGCATGA